In the genome of Drosophila yakuba strain Tai18E2 chromosome 3R, Prin_Dyak_Tai18E2_2.1, whole genome shotgun sequence, one region contains:
- the LOC6535583 gene encoding uncharacterized protein LOC6535583, which produces MLPRITFVFIIICGYLLFTDCHETVRSKRAKRPRAPEPVNFEPEPQQDLENDENGSQEKDLPEIPDNFLSPSVREYLELGKSIPGRPGVDYPILSAVPYTNFYCDEQEYPGFFADMETRCQGWHYCDIDGRQATFLCPNGTQFSQAVFVCDWWFNVRCDLSPRLYAINARLYQRPKVNPTRPHRIITKQLVQDIFT; this is translated from the exons atgttgccgaGAATAACTTTTGTGTTCATCATCATTTGTggatatttattatttactg ACTGCCATGAAACGGTTCGTTCCAAACGAGCCAAGCGCCCACGAGCTCCGGAACCAGTTAATTTTGAGCCGGAACCGCAGCAGGATCTGGAGAATGATGAGAACGGCAGCCAGGAGAAGGATCTCCCAGAGATACCGGACAACTTCCTTAGCCCCTCGGTTCGCGAGTACCTAGAGCTGGGAAAATCCATTCCCG GTCGTCCTGGCGTAGACTATCCCATTCTGTCGGCGGTGCCGTACACCAATTTTTATTGCGACGAGCAGGAGTATCCTGGGTTCTTTGCTGACATGGAGACAAGGTGCCAGG GTTGGCACTACTGCGACATCGATGGACGACAGGCCACGTTCCTCTGCCCAAATGGCACCCAGTTCTCACAGGCGGTCTTTGTCTGCGACTGGTGGTTCAATGTCCGCTGCGATCTCTCACCCCGGCTGTACGCCATTAATGCCCGGCTCTATCAGCGCCCCAAGGTGAATCCCACTCGGCCACATCGCATCATCACCAAGCAACTCGTCCAGGACATCTTTACCTGA